Proteins encoded together in one Rhinopithecus roxellana isolate Shanxi Qingling chromosome 3, ASM756505v1, whole genome shotgun sequence window:
- the CXXC5 gene encoding CXXC-type zinc finger protein 5: MSGLGGGSQDTGGSSSSNTNASGGSGSSGPKAGAADKSAAVAAAAPASVADDAPPPERRNKSGIISEPLNKSLRRSRPLSHYSSFGSSGGSGSGSMMGGESADKATAAAAAASLLANGHDLAAAMAVDKSNPTSKHKSGAVASLLSKAERATELAAEGQLTLQQFAQSTEMLKRVVQEHLPLMSEAGAGLPDMEAVAGAEALNGQSDFPYLGAFPINPGLFIMTPAGVFLAESALHMAGLAEYPMQGELASAISSGKKKRKRCGMCAPCRRRINCEQCSSCRNRKTGHQICKFRKCEELKKKPSAALEKVMLPTGAAFRWFQ, from the coding sequence ATGTCGGGCCTCGGCGGTGGCTCCCAGGACACCGGCGGCAGTAGCAGCAGCAACACTAATGCCAGCGgtggcagtggcagcagtggCCCAAAGGCAGGAGCAGCAGACAAGAGTGCAGCAGTGGCTGCCGCTGCACCAGCCTCAGTGGCAGATGACGCACCACCCCCCGAGCGTCGGAACAAGAGTGGTATCATCAGTGAGCCCCTCAACAAGAGCCTGCGCCGCTCCCGCCCGCTCTCCCACTACTCTTCTTTTGgcagcagtggtggcagtggcagtggcagcatGATGGGCGGGGAGTCTGCTGACAAGGCCACTGCAGCTGCAGCCGCTGCCTCCCTGTTGGCCAATGGGCATGACCTGGCAGCGGCCATGGCAGTGGACAAAAGCAACCCTACCTCAAAGCACAAAAGTGGTGCTGTGGCCAGCCTGCTGAGCAAGGCAGAGCGGGCCACGGAGCTGGCAGCCGAAGGACAGCTGACGCTGCAGCAGTTTGCGCAGTCCACGGAGATGCTGAAGCGCGTGGTGCAGGAGCACCTCCCGCTGATGAGCGAGGCGGGTGCTGGCCTGCCTGAcatggaggctgtggcaggtgccGAAGCCCTCAATGGCCAGTCCGACTTCCCCTACCTGGGCGCTTTCCCCATCAACCCAGGCCTCTTCATTATGACCCCGGCAGGTGTGTTCCTGGCCGAGAGCGCGCTGCACATGGCGGGCCTGGCCGAGTACCCCATGCAGGGAGAGCTGGCTTCTGCCATCAGCTCCGGCAAGAAGAAGCGGAAACGCTGCGGCATGTGCGCACCCTGCCGGCGGCGCATCAACTGCGAGCAGTGCAGCAGTTGTAGGAACCGAAAGACTGGCCATCAGATTTGCAAATTCAGAAAATGTGAGGAACTCAAAAAGAAGCCTTCCGCTGCTCTGGAG